Below is a genomic region from Blastocatellia bacterium.
TTTCCTATAATACAGGGGTTGGGGGCAAAAAATACAGGGGTTGGGGGCAAGCAATTTCCTACTAATACAGGGGTTGGGGGCAAGAAATACAGGGGTTGGGGACAAGAGCTCAAAAAAAATACAGGGGTTGGGGGCAAGCAATTTCCTATGCTTAGACGGGAATCGAGACCATGAATTTACAACTTAGTAATCACGACATGTAGCTAATAAATTGATAAAACTAATGTTATATGAAGCAAAAATTTTTTCAGTTTTTTCGCATTTTTCTTCAAGCAAATTCCTATTTTTGGCACAAATTTTGCAATTGTTGTATATGTTGTTGTTGTATTGTTGGTGTTGTTTGGTGTGTGCAATCAATTTGTTTGTTTGTGTGTTGTTTGTTTGTTGATTCATGAGGCTGCTAACCACACTCCGACCCCCGTTTATAGCAAGACAGGGTTGTTGGTGGTATACAGGATCGGCTAGAATTACCGCCACACTACGAGGACAGGCCACTATGAGGGGAGGTAACAAAGACAATGCCAACCAGTGAAAAAAGGAAACGAACCCAACGAACCAAATTGAAAAAGGCTCCACGAACGACCAAGGAGACATCCGATCTCCCCTTGTTTCCCGAAGTCCTTCGACAGGGAAAAGACGAGATGAACCTGGCCACATTCCCAATGGCCGCTCTGTACACGCACGTTCCTTCAGGAGCGAGGTCGCTCAAGTTTGAGGACACGATCATTGGCAAAAATGGCAAGTTGGTGAAGCGAACCTGGACAATTCAAGGCGGTTCAGAAGCGGGATTGCCGACGGCCACCGACGAGGATGTGTATGTGGCGTTGATGGAGTTGACGCAGCGGCAGGGATTTGACAAGCAACAGGTCTTATTTTCCCGCTACGATTTGTTGAAGCGGCTTGGTTGGTGCATTTGCGGAAAGTGCTACGCCAGACTAGATGAATCGCTTGTCCGGTTGAGCAACGTCACATTCCATGCGCGCAACGCGTTTTGGGACAATGAAGCGAAATCGTATGTGACGGCGGCGTTCACGTTGATACAGGGCTATCACATTTATGAAGAGGTCACGGGGCGCAAGACTGAGCGCGATCAGCCGCATAGCTGGATCATGTGGAGCGATCAGTTGTATAAGAGCTTCAAGAGTGGCTATCTGAAGTTCCTTGATACCAACCTGTATTTTTCTTTGCGCACGTCTACGGCGCGACGGCTGTACCGCTACTTGGATCGTCACTTCGGGCGGAACGATCGCTTCACGATAGACATCTTCCAACTCGCTCACGAGCACTTGGGCATCAGTCGCAATTTCCAGTTCATTTCGGAAATCGTGCGCAAGCTCGAGCCGGCGCTGGAAGAGTTGGTTGAGAAGTCATACTTGGCTAGTTGGGAGGTTAAGGGGCGGACGATCGGTTTTCTGCGCAGTCCGCACGCGCGGCATGAACCGTTCGACACGACAGCCGAAGACTTCCCTGAAACGATTGACCTACCGTTTGACGCAGTTCGTGTCGTTGACGAGAATCTTGAGGAGCGTGTTGAGGAACAGGCTGAATGGCTGACGAAGCAATTAGTCGAGCGCGGCGTGACGCCGAGGGAGGCCAAGAAGCTCGTGGAGTCGCACTGGGGAGAGTTCGGTAAAATTCGGCTGGCTGTCGAGTATTTCGACTCGTTGATGGAGCAAGGGGGGGTTGGCATTAAAAATCCTGGAGGCTTCCTAGTGAGTTTAATCCGGGAAGGGAATTCCTTAGCGGCGGCGCAGCAGGCGCCTGCGGCCAAGCATGATGCCAAGCTCCAGTTGTTGTTGGATGAAATGATGTACAACGAGTACATCGAGCAGCAGGTAGACCAATACATTGCCTCGCTGCCTGCTGGGCAAATGGCTATGCTCGTGGAAGCCAAGAAGCAAGAGTTTTTGGCCAGCGATAAATCGAGCACGTACCGCAGGTGGAAAAAAGAGGTGTTTGACGAGTATGCAACAGTTTTTTGCCGAAAGGATATTGCCATGCGCCTTGGCTTGCCGGATTTTGCCACGTGGCAAGCCAGACGCAGCGCCTCATGAGAGAGTCGGACCAGGTTGGGCGCTCGGCACGAAAATGGAACCAGTCAGCCTCCAGAAACGTGTCGTTAGGCTACTAGTGGCTTGGATTCAGTGGTAAGATATGCGGGTGGACATGATAGCTGTGCGAACCAATTTAGCGACCCGTCCCTACGCCAACCGCCGGCTCATCAGCTTGGGGCTCGTGCTGGTGATTGTGTTGGGTGGTTGGCTGAGCCGTTTATTTCTGGAGCAGCTTGAAGCAACACGCCGCATGACGCGCGCGCTTGAGGCAGAAGCGCAGACTCAACAACGGCGTATTGCAGAACTGCGTAAGCGGATTCCGGCGCCAGTGAAGCCCGATGAGTTGTCGCCGCAGCAAATCGAGCTAATTACGGCGGCCTCGTCGTTGATTGAGCGACGGGTTTTTCCTTGGTCGCGTCTCCTGAGGGACTTGGAAACCCATCTGGGGGACAATGTGCGACTGACACGGATCAACGTCACGCTGGCCAATCCGGAGAGGATTGATGCGCTGAGGCCAGGCACCTCGCCGATGCAGGTTTCGATGACGGTGGTTGGTCGCCAACTCGATGATGTGTTGGATATGATGAGGTCGCTGCAAAACACGGGCCGATTTAGTCGCTTGCAATCGAAGAAGCAGATGATTGTTGAAGGAACGCAGGAGATCGAATACGAGGTCGAGATGCTATACACGCCCCGATAGCCGCTGGCTGCCAGGTGTTGGCGAAACGTTGCGGCGGAAGGGCACTGACAATCGGAGGAAATCCGAAATGTTTCGGATTTGGGATTTCGGATTTCCCTCGAAGAGGTTGAGGTGAGCTGATGACTGATTTTGTTTTGAGATCGCACGCATTGCATCGGGCCGCTCGGATCGGCCCTTGGCAGGTCGTGTTGGCCTCTCTTGCGATCATCAGCATGGGCGCGGCAGGTTTCTTTTATGTGCAAAACAGGCTGGCTGAGCAACAGCTCAATCAAGCTCAGGCGCGATACCAACAAGATCAAGCGACGCTCAATCAGTTGACCGAGCGGGTGAAAGAGATCGAGGCCCTTGAAAAAATTGATGTGCCTACGCCTGAGGCGATTCGCGCCAGTCTGGTCAAGTTTCAGGAGACATATCTATCCCCTGCGGAGACTGCTCAATTGCGCGCGATTCGGGAAGTCAATCAGTTGGCCAAACAAAGTGGTGTTCTTGTCACAGAGATCAATTTCACAGCCATTGAGCAGCGGGCATTGCAAGGGGAAGCGGAAGGCGTCAAGAGCGCCAAGTCATTGTTTCCCGGGTTGGAGATGTCGTTCACAGTTGAGGGCAGCTACAGTAGTGTGCGGCAGTTTTTGGCTTCATTGGAGCGAAGTCGCGTCTTCATCATCGTTGATGCGCTGGAGCTGAAGAGCGTGGAGTCATCTGCTTCAGATGGACGAGGTCGCCAAGCCGGAGCTGCCACCGATCAAGTGATTGCATTAGGTCTCAAGCTGGCGGTGTATTATCAACGCGAGGTGTCATGACAAAAGAGAGAAAAGTTTTGCTAGGCTTATTAGCAGTGGCTGCTGGCGTCTTGCTGGTAGACCGATTTATTTTGTCTGATCAGGCGACCGGATCAACGGCCACGAACACAGCGAGGGCGTCAGCGCCGCCTGGCGGAAATCAAGCCAACCGCAAACCCTCTTCGAGGGAAATCCGAAATCCCAAATCCGAAGTCCGAAACGGTTCGGATTTGGGATTTCGTGCTTCGGATTTCCCCGCAGGGGCTTCTGAGGTCGAGCAGGGGTATCGTCCGTTGCCGTTGCACGTGCTGGCTCGGCGCGATGGTG
It encodes:
- a CDS encoding replication initiator protein A is translated as MPTSEKRKRTQRTKLKKAPRTTKETSDLPLFPEVLRQGKDEMNLATFPMAALYTHVPSGARSLKFEDTIIGKNGKLVKRTWTIQGGSEAGLPTATDEDVYVALMELTQRQGFDKQQVLFSRYDLLKRLGWCICGKCYARLDESLVRLSNVTFHARNAFWDNEAKSYVTAAFTLIQGYHIYEEVTGRKTERDQPHSWIMWSDQLYKSFKSGYLKFLDTNLYFSLRTSTARRLYRYLDRHFGRNDRFTIDIFQLAHEHLGISRNFQFISEIVRKLEPALEELVEKSYLASWEVKGRTIGFLRSPHARHEPFDTTAEDFPETIDLPFDAVRVVDENLEERVEEQAEWLTKQLVERGVTPREAKKLVESHWGEFGKIRLAVEYFDSLMEQGGVGIKNPGGFLVSLIREGNSLAAAQQAPAAKHDAKLQLLLDEMMYNEYIEQQVDQYIASLPAGQMAMLVEAKKQEFLASDKSSTYRRWKKEVFDEYATVFCRKDIAMRLGLPDFATWQARRSAS
- a CDS encoding type II secretion system protein M; amino-acid sequence: MTDFVLRSHALHRAARIGPWQVVLASLAIISMGAAGFFYVQNRLAEQQLNQAQARYQQDQATLNQLTERVKEIEALEKIDVPTPEAIRASLVKFQETYLSPAETAQLRAIREVNQLAKQSGVLVTEINFTAIEQRALQGEAEGVKSAKSLFPGLEMSFTVEGSYSSVRQFLASLERSRVFIIVDALELKSVESSASDGRGRQAGAATDQVIALGLKLAVYYQREVS